The genomic window GGCGACGACGTGGAATGCGACGTGGTCAACGGTGGCATGCTCGGCGAGCACAAAGGAATCAATCTGCCGGGAACCATTGTCAGCGTTCCGTCGCTCACGGAAAAAGACGAAAAGGACCTTGAGTTTGGCCTCGCGCACGGCGTGGACATCATCGCGGTGTCATTCATTCGCACCGCCGCCGATGTACAGGCGGTTCGCGAAAAGATCCGTCTGGCGCACGCCGATGTGTGGGTGGTCGCGAAGCTGGAGAAACCGCAAGCGATTGAGCATCTCGAAGAGATTCTGGAGATTTCCGATGCGGTGATGGTGGCGCGCGGCGATCTCGGCGTGGAGATGCCGCCCGAGAAAGTTCCCATCATTCAGAAACACGTGATTCGCCGCGCGGCAGCCTGGCGCAAGCCGGTAATCACGGCGACGCAGATGCTGGAATCGATGATCGAGAATCCGCGCCCTACGCGCGCGGAAGCCAGCGACGTTGCTAATGCGATCTTCGACGGCAGCGATGCAGTGATGCTCTCCGCCGAAACGGCCAGCGGCAAATATCCGCGTGAGGCTGTCCGCATGATGGCCAAGATCGTCAGCGAAACTGAAGCTCAGGTTGCTGCTGAACCCGCGCATCGCCGCCGCTCCAACGGCAAGCTCTCGATTTCGGAAACGATTTGCGAATCCGTCGCGCACGCTGCCCAGGAACTCGATATGCGTGCTATCTCCGTCTATACCGAAACGGGGACCACGGCGCGACTCATCTCCAAGTACCGTCCCAAAACGGACATTTACGCCTTCTCTTACGTCCCCACAGTATGCAGCCGCGCGAACCTGCTCTGGGGAGTCACTCCGATTCAGTGCGATCACACGCCGGCAACCGAAGACATGGTGCGGGGCGCTGAGCGTCTGCTGTGGCAACGCGGAATCGTCCACAACGGCGACGTTATTGGCATCGTCGCCGGAACGCGTACTGCTAGTGGTTCGACGAACTTCCTACGTCTGCACGTCGTCGGCAGCATGGACTTCGCATTGGATGGTACGGGCGATCGTCGGCGGACACCGCGCGCTTCCACGGCGAAAGCCGGAGCTGAGAAACGGCGCAGCTAATCCCTTCCGCCTCCCCTTCTTTTAGCAAATAGCAGAAAACTCACATGCGGGGCGCGAGCTTCTCGATCGACTATCTCGGGCGAGTTCCAAAACGGGACTCCCGATGCGCGATGAATTCGCTTGACTTTCTTTCAGAAACGTCATAGCACAGTAAATAAGGCTGAAAAATGGATGCTTGGCATGATAATTCGGCTTACAGCTCCAGCAGGTTGGCTACGCTTCTTTCCGATCTGGCTGGCCCTGCTCTTGTGAGCCGGAGCGAATCGATGGATGAGATCTCATGGGATCAGATGAGATCGGATGAGATCAAAGGCATGAGATATGTCATCCGCTCCCATGAGATATCTGATGAGATCGCATGAGATTTGATGAGATCGGATGAGATCGTCGCAATGTTTGAGACCGGTATTCGCGCTTCGCTCAGTGCTTCCCTTGGCTCCTGTTTTGAGCGCAGGAAGTAAATCACCCTGGCGTGAGGTTTCAGCGCCGACAGTCGCTTTGAATCTCGATCGCTGGATGTAATCTTCCGAATGCTAATCTGGTTCGCATGAAAGAACAGGTACGCACACAACGCGCGCCGCAGGCGATTGGTCCTTACTCTCAGGCGGTGAAGTGCGGAGGATTTGTTTTCGCTTCCGGACAAGTGGCGCTCGATCCCAGCGGCAACATGATCAAAGGCGGCATCGTCGAGCAGACGGATCAGGTGCTGAAGAACATCTCTGCCGTCCTCGCGGCTGCGGGTACGAGCCTCGATAAGGTCGTCAAATCGACGGTCTTCCTGAAAGACATGAACGATTTCGCGAAGATGAACGAAGTCTACGCGCGATACCTGTCGGGCGACGGCAAGATCTCACCGGCTCGCTCCACGGTTGAAGTCGCACGCCTACCCAAGGACTCGCTGGTCGAGATCGAAGTGATCGCTCTCCTCTGATGGCAGATCGTTCCCATAATGGAATCCAGCTTTCGCTGGCCGGCAAAGTTGCGCTCATCACCGGAGGCTCGCGGGGCATTGGCGCCGCTGCGGTGAAAATGTTTTGCGCTGCCGGCGCGAAGGTCCTCTTCAATTATCGGAAGGCGAAGGATGCTGCCGAGCAGATTGTCTCCGAGTGCGGAGCGCAGGTCTGTGTTGCCGTGCAGCAGGAGTTGTCATCGGCGGAACAAGCGAAGCAGTTAGTCGAATTCGCGGTCAAGAAATTCGGAAGAATCGATTGTTTGGTTGCGAATCACGGCATCTGGCCGGTGAGCGATTTGCCCATCGATCAGATGGGTGACGACCACTGGCAGCGCACGATTGCCATCAATCTCGACAGCGTCTTCGGCCTCATCAAGTACAGCGTGGCGCAGATGAAGCGCCAGGGCCGGAGTGGCGGAGTTGCTGGACGAATCGTCATCGTCAGCTCAACCGCCGGTCAGCGAGGAGAAGCCTTCCATTGCGATTACGCCGCCAGCAAAGGTGCGGTGATCAGCATGGTGCGCGGTCTCAGCACCGAACTGGCGCGCGATGGAATTTATGTCAATTGCGTGGCGCCAGGCTGGGTGCAGACTGACATGTCGGAGCCAGCGCTGCAAGATCCAAAGA from Terriglobales bacterium includes these protein-coding regions:
- the pyk gene encoding pyruvate kinase encodes the protein MTASPLVPPPATTKRKAKIVCTLGPSSSSASMIRDLIRSGMDVARLNFSHGTHEEKARLIATIREIATAENKPICILQDLQGPKIRTGRLKYRTPVALKAGSRITITPRDVSGTSTVISTTFKTLGREVQPGARILLSDGLIELRVRSIQGDDVECDVVNGGMLGEHKGINLPGTIVSVPSLTEKDEKDLEFGLAHGVDIIAVSFIRTAADVQAVREKIRLAHADVWVVAKLEKPQAIEHLEEILEISDAVMVARGDLGVEMPPEKVPIIQKHVIRRAAAWRKPVITATQMLESMIENPRPTRAEASDVANAIFDGSDAVMLSAETASGKYPREAVRMMAKIVSETEAQVAAEPAHRRRSNGKLSISETICESVAHAAQELDMRAISVYTETGTTARLISKYRPKTDIYAFSYVPTVCSRANLLWGVTPIQCDHTPATEDMVRGAERLLWQRGIVHNGDVIGIVAGTRTASGSTNFLRLHVVGSMDFALDGTGDRRRTPRASTAKAGAEKRRS
- a CDS encoding RidA family protein, with protein sequence MKEQVRTQRAPQAIGPYSQAVKCGGFVFASGQVALDPSGNMIKGGIVEQTDQVLKNISAVLAAAGTSLDKVVKSTVFLKDMNDFAKMNEVYARYLSGDGKISPARSTVEVARLPKDSLVEIEVIALL
- a CDS encoding SDR family NAD(P)-dependent oxidoreductase, with the translated sequence MADRSHNGIQLSLAGKVALITGGSRGIGAAAVKMFCAAGAKVLFNYRKAKDAAEQIVSECGAQVCVAVQQELSSAEQAKQLVEFAVKKFGRIDCLVANHGIWPVSDLPIDQMGDDHWQRTIAINLDSVFGLIKYSVAQMKRQGRSGGVAGRIVIVSSTAGQRGEAFHCDYAASKGAVISMVRGLSTELARDGIYVNCVAPGWVQTDMSEPALQDPKTRDRVFAAIPLGRVGKPEEIAAPILFLCTEHAGFMTGSVVSVNGGAVLA